In the genome of Dermacentor silvarum isolate Dsil-2018 chromosome 1, BIME_Dsil_1.4, whole genome shotgun sequence, one region contains:
- the LOC119442949 gene encoding tigger transposable element-derived protein 4-like has protein sequence MEKKAAIIEQVQSGRSQAEVGREFGILKQTVSDFIKNKAKILEVAAKSTGAGKRNASQGVYPQLEEALLVWLSAMIAKKIPVSGDILKQKAEVFALQMNVKDFKCSDGWLCNFKSHNDLKFKKMCGESGAVDDSVVAEYRDGKLQSFLQQFPPNDIFNCDETGLFYKLLPEKTVAFAGDPCNGGKHSKERLTVLVGSNMSGSEKLPLLVIGKSKHQVE, from the coding sequence ATGGAGAAGAAAGCCGCCATCATTGAACAAGTCCAAAGCGGTCGGTCACAGGCAGAGGTGGGGAGGGAGTTCGGAATTTTGAAGCAAACTGTTTCGGACTTCATCAAAAACAAGGCGAAGATCTTGGAAGTGGCTGCCAAATCAACCGGGGCTGGAAAGAGGAATGCAAGTCAGGGTGTTTACCCGCAGCTCGAGGAAGCGCTCCTCGTGTGGCTCAGTGCCATGATCGCTAAGAAAATCCCGGTGTCAGGGGACATCCTGAAGCAGAAGGCAGAGGTTTTCGCGCTTCAGATGAACGTGAAGGACTTCAAGTGCAGCGATGGATGGCTTTGCAATTTCAAGAGCCACAATGACTTGAAGTTCAAGAAGATGTGCGGAGAAAGCGGCGCCGTCGACGATTCCGTTGTCGCCGAATATCGGGATGGAAAGCTGCAGTCCTTCCTTCAGCAGTTTCCACCTAATGATATTTTCAACTGCGACGAAACTGGACTGTTTTACAAGCTGCTGCCAGAGAAAACGGTTGCATTTGCTGGTGACCCCTGCAACGGCGGCAAGCACAGCAAGGAGCGGCTCACTGTCCTCGTTGGCAGCAACATGTCAGGCAGCGAGAAGCTTCCATTACTAGTAATAGGCAAGTCGAAGCATCAAGTCGAATAG